TAATGGATCGCTTTGACAGCATGATTTTTGCTGCTCCTTTTATTTATTTATTTCTAAGAATGTTAAATTATGTTTCATAAAGAAGGTTTTAAAATAATTGCAATCACCTTTTTATTGGTGGGTATTCTAGCAGTAGTCGTAGATAAATTTGTATCCCTTCAATGGTTACAGTATTTATTATTTTTTACACTATTTGTTTTTCTATTTCTTATACTTCAATTTTTCAGAAACCCAAAAAGAATAACGTCTCTAAATGACAATACAGTGGTCTCCCCTGTCGATGGTAAAGTTGTTGTTATTGAAGAAGTTTTTGAACCTGAATATTTTAAAGAAAAGCGCCTACAAGTCAGCGTATTTATGTCTCCTATTAATGTTCACGTCACCCGTTATCCAATTGGAGGGCAAGTGGCTTACAGCAAATATCATCCAGGAAAATATTTAGTTGCTTGGCATCCAAAAGCGAGTACAGAAAATGAACGTACCACAGTTGTTGTAGACAACCCCTCTTACGGTAAAGTATTATACAGACAAATTGCCGGAGCTTTAGCTAAACGTATTGTCAATTATGCCAAAGAAGGAGACGCTGCAATACAAGGTACAGACTCGGGTTTTATTAAGTTTGGGTCAAGAGTAGATTTATTTTTACCTTTGGATACTAATATCAAGGTCACTTTAAATCAAAAAGTTAAAGGAGGCGAAAGTATTATCGCCGAAATATAAACTTATGACTACCGAAGAGTTAAATACAATTTTTGAAGATGCTGTAGAGCGTATAAACGCGCATACCGAACCTTTTCCTGCAGACTTCCTGCTTCGGTTATATGCATACTACAAAAAAGCAACAAACAACTACGAAAGCCCAAGCAGTAAAAAGCGTATTATAAATGCTTTTAAAGCGAATGCATTGTTTCAAATTAAAGACATTACAACAGACCAAGCTAAAGAAACTTACATAGAATTGGTCGACAATTACTTTTTATATAGAAAATAGATAGCTTAACTTTTTAAGCTAACAATCACTTCAAATGTATTAATTGGTCTTTTCCATAACAAAGTATATTCACTATTTCAAATACTCCTAACATTTTAAGATGACATTACATATATGAGCTTATTCTGGCCATGCTATAGTAAATAGTCGTAATATTATCTCTAAATAAATAATGCCCCACCTAAACTTAGTTTAAGTGGGGCATTATTATTTTAACGTAATGTCATTAAAATTAAAACAACTATACTGTCTATTATAATTAGTGTTCTAAAACAA
This portion of the Olleya sp. Bg11-27 genome encodes:
- a CDS encoding phosphatidylserine decarboxylase family protein; translated protein: MFHKEGFKIIAITFLLVGILAVVVDKFVSLQWLQYLLFFTLFVFLFLILQFFRNPKRITSLNDNTVVSPVDGKVVVIEEVFEPEYFKEKRLQVSVFMSPINVHVTRYPIGGQVAYSKYHPGKYLVAWHPKASTENERTTVVVDNPSYGKVLYRQIAGALAKRIVNYAKEGDAAIQGTDSGFIKFGSRVDLFLPLDTNIKVTLNQKVKGGESIIAEI
- a CDS encoding acyl-CoA-binding protein; this translates as MTTEELNTIFEDAVERINAHTEPFPADFLLRLYAYYKKATNNYESPSSKKRIINAFKANALFQIKDITTDQAKETYIELVDNYFLYRK